The Toxorhynchites rutilus septentrionalis strain SRP chromosome 1, ASM2978413v1, whole genome shotgun sequence genome contains the following window.
AATAGAAACGATCGCCAAACTTCAGACGGGCAAATTGTTCCGCAATTAGATGACCGAAGGTATGGCCCACCAATCCACCCTCCTCAGCGGGCTCCAGCAAACCCCCAATCCAGAGATCAACATCATCTGGGTGCTCGTAAACCTGTGACAGTTGGCTGCCCGCCGATCCGAACTCCTGGAAGCTTCTGGCTTTCGGCAATCCAGCCCAATCCCGATACGCGTTGTACGGTTGAAGGGCATGATCACGACCGCGCTGAATGTTGAGAGACGCCAGGTCGGAACCAAATGGTTGCCTTCCGGCGAACAGGAATCCAGCCAAACCAAGCGTTACGGAGCTATCCAGCTGCTGCTGCGGTTGATCGCCAAGGGATCGCATGTAATCGTCGAAACTACTGGAGTCCATGAGCCTGGAGGGATCATTGAACACCTCATGAATGGGAATTCTTTCCGTAGGAGCATTACGATGCTGTATGCTGAAAAAATGAATCGGTATTATTTGGAGGTGATATGAAACGTTTAGTTTCTACCGAAAATGTCCGTCAACGGTTGAGTGGCCAAAGCGGAAAGCGGCAGCAGAAACCTCGCTGAATACCACAGGTTTGATGTTCTGGTTGTACGAATCTATATGACCTTCCGAATCATCTACTAGCCCGTAAAACTTCGCCTTCTTCCATCCAACAATGATCGGGAGGTACTCGTTGTATAGTATCTTCTGAATTTCTGCCACCACTATTTTCCTCGCTTCTTGGTACACCTTTTCGTCACTCCAGTGGGGATTCACGTTGGTCAGAATCCCTGCGATACGGTTGTGCTCTCTCAGGAACAAATTTTGAACCTGCACCAGTGAAACAATCTGATTCACTCGATCATCCCCTGCTTCAAAGCAAACCCTAGCCCAGGGTTCGCAAACGGCCGGATTTCTGTTGAACGGAAGCATTTCAATGCCCACGGGGAACGTGCTGCGCAGTTGTCCTTTGTTGAACGTTCGAAGGGAAGCCGCAAGTTCCGAGCTAGATCCGTACACCGTGGATGCATCGACAAAATGGGTAACCTTGCTGAGCTGTTTGGCGTGTCCCAGCTTGCAGTTGCCTCCCCTAGCTAGTTCGAGCCGAACGAAGTTGAGACAGCGAACGCCAAACTTTGAATAGAACGGGTCATTCGGGGGTACTTCAATCGGGAGACAGGCAAAATGCTGCTGATCCCCCTGAAGAGCAGCCGAACCGTCCGGAGAGCAGCATTCGATTTCCTGGTTATCTGTAACAATTGCGAATGATGTTGGGATGAATAATGGGACATGCAGAAGAGATACTCACTTATTTTAATGCTTGAACTTCGAGTGATATCGTGTGCGATAAACTGACCAAACTGCATCAGCAAGAGGTTTAGCTTGAGGTCCGGTCGGTCCAGGTCGGCCAGCAGGGTAGCGGAAATGATTCGGGCACTCGGTAATAACTTGCCCGACACAGAGTGTACTCTGGAAGGATTGAAGTCGAATTACTTTCCACCATTACCATTTAAATTGTGAACAAGAACTAAAtggaaaatgaataattttcatttcgtgGTTCAGCTCAATATATTGACAGCTGTCAAGCTTGAATGCGGagatgattttttcccatacaaatCCGTAGACTATTTTGAATTCATAGcatctaaatatatatagaaatggGTTTTcatctgtctgtctttctgtctttctgtctttctgtctttctgtctttctgtctttctgtctttctgtctttctgtctttctgtctttctgtctttctgtctttctgtctttctgtctttctgtctttctgtatttctgtatttctatcTTTCtgcctttctgtctttctgtctttctctcTGTCTGATGGACTTGGAAACTAGTGAACAGATCGGCGTGAAAATTTGTTTGCGGACGTTTTTGGGACATATGAGGTGCGTGGAAGAAAGATCAAATGCACAATACCGTACCCCTCGcagctgacagtataacagtgatgttggtGTTATATCATAGCAGCAGTAGTAGCATACATCTCCACATCATTTCCCTCCTTCAGCAGATAACGGTGGAATAGGTAAGCCACActtaatatttcctctctgtatcgggtgatttcactgtaggatTATACAAACAGCATTGAGGAACCCTTACAGTAAATATCAGAAGTTTCACAGGACCGGGtatggttttttgacgtaggactacgtctttcatttctgtaccggggtgtaagttcaaagtttcgaaaacgagagagtgacgctggactgcaaggttttgaacgttgatCCCTCTCTACCggttgaatggagtggtataacaatcacttcatccgaaagataaaatgtcaacgagttatatgattgtcacttattggttcaaaaaatcgtttcagtatctaaaaatttgttttgaaagcaagctattgaaatcataacaatctagctcattgatcatgattggtgatcgcaatgtgttcccgaacacggacgcaaaatctaggcacatggagaaaccgtcatagcaaATACATacaagctgtgatttcttttgctcgcttgcattagtgtttgggaaaccatagcggacacatgcaaggcgtgagtacttttactcgcatcagtttctgttctgctttcgcatggaacagtcatgaaaaattgtttgcgtgtgaatgcttACGAGcaaaggaatattcgcacccatttatgcattcgacttggtgttctcgtgatgcaatccaattttggcgctgccatacaaatgaaacaaaaattctggattactcgagaattaatcaagcaaatgaaaccaaattaggcatatggaggttttggggtgcaataaatgcatATATAGTGGCTAGATACTCCCCTCTCCTCTCTCAggagggactgccatacaaatgaaacacaaatttctgcattactcgagaattaattagagAATTAATaataatcaaatttggcatgtggtggttttagggtacaatagatgtttttacggtggttgaaCACTCCTCCTACCTCTCTAAGTAAGGACTGCCatagaaataaaacacaaatttctgcataactcgacaactaatcaaacaaatgaaatcaaacttaGAGGTTTTGGAGATCGTTTCTATGGTAGCtcgatactcctccctcctctctaaagggggctctcataccaatgaaacacaaattcctgcataactcgagaactaatcaagcaaatgacccTTCTCTGGAAAATAATGCACGTATTTcaacaaaacatgaaaattgaaaattttcgaaaatctctgaaggaaaaagggaaaattcgaaaaattcagatcggatgtgttctacaattacatattgacaagcgttgtaagtccatttgatgtttgcggtagcgaaattgatcttcgttcgaaagtgaaaatggattttaatgtgataaaactcctgtatcttcttctatctatataaataaaaatggatcgccgaatttgttgataagagtaaaactcgagtaaggaattgtctgatttgaGCTGTcctcattctatcatattttctgtatcatttattccatttgtcggagaaacatgttatttgcaagtggaagaaaaatcttgcacgagaattgtgtctgaaaataatctgat
Protein-coding sequences here:
- the LOC129763264 gene encoding chorion peroxidase, whose translation is MHFSRNKMPGKYALVRLFIALCFWHGKCVLGELQLSPINGCGPAGGECVPISRFPSHETDLGPCITVFNTEGLCRHKKAKNVAHYKRRNQGHDNDHVLANALHKGQQMYADKLHHINQNLAAMTAKGNTEPLFHPLLQTPLQDEAISEHHDIYEKVFASKHFADAINLTMEERQMDHFARMPRHRRKRCVEAVQCDPHAHYRSFDGTCNNLHPERTSAGAAGYPFHKLLPPAYEDGVWAPRVHSVSGKLLPSARIISATLLADLDRPDLKLNLLLMQFGQFIAHDITRSSSIKINNQEIECCSPDGSAALQGDQQHFACLPIEVPPNDPFYSKFGVRCLNFVRLELARGGNCKLGHAKQLSKVTHFVDASTVYGSSSELAASLRTFNKGQLRSTFPVGIEMLPFNRNPAVCEPWARVCFEAGDDRVNQIVSLVQVQNLFLREHNRIAGILTNVNPHWSDEKVYQEARKIVVAEIQKILYNEYLPIIVGWKKAKFYGLVDDSEGHIDSYNQNIKPVVFSEVSAAAFRFGHSTVDGHFRIQHRNAPTERIPIHEVFNDPSRLMDSSSFDDYMRSLGDQPQQQLDSSVTLGLAGFLFAGRQPFGSDLASLNIQRGRDHALQPYNAYRDWAGLPKARSFQEFGSAGSQLSQVYEHPDDVDLWIGGLLEPAEEGGLVGHTFGHLIAEQFARLKFGDRFYYTNTDKINPSAFTKHQLHEIGKVSLASIICANVDKRFDFYQAPRAFLKSSQHNVPIPCEKFGDFDFSAWKH